From a single Nitrospira sp. genomic region:
- a CDS encoding HAD-IIIA family hydrolase encodes MFATDVDGVLTDAGMYYSESGDEWKKFNTRDGMGIKLLQKAGLITAIVTQERTRLVARRAEKLAIPELHQGVMDKLSVIRDMAERHGISLRQIAYIGDDVNDMDALKAVGFSAAPADGLPQVRKIVDHICRLKGGEGAVRELAEMILQSRIKATTKRER; translated from the coding sequence TTGTTCGCGACCGATGTGGACGGTGTTCTTACCGATGCCGGCATGTACTATTCCGAGTCGGGTGATGAGTGGAAAAAATTCAACACCCGCGATGGGATGGGCATCAAACTCCTCCAGAAGGCCGGCCTCATCACGGCTATTGTGACACAGGAAAGAACCCGACTTGTGGCGAGGCGGGCAGAAAAACTTGCCATCCCTGAGCTTCACCAGGGAGTCATGGACAAATTGTCGGTGATTCGAGATATGGCTGAACGACATGGAATTTCTTTACGGCAGATCGCGTATATTGGGGATGATGTGAATGATATGGACGCGCTCAAAGCGGTGGGCTTTTCTGCCGCTCCCGCAGATGGCCTCCCGCAAGTGCGAAAGATCGTTGACCACATTTGCCGACTCAAGGGGGGGGAAGGTGCGGTGCGAGAGCTCGCAGAAATGATCCTTCAGTCCCGAATCAAAGCAACCACCAAGCGAGAGCGTTAA
- a CDS encoding glycosyltransferase family 9 protein, whose product MMKPDIASALIVCTRRIGDVLLATPVIRSLKVAMPHLLIDMLVFEGTQDVLSGYRDLRRVLTISERPSAGAHVKLLRAIWRRYDVAISVLAGDRPTFHAWVAGRYRVGTLLPDNKSWWKRRLLHEWVSFDNVHTHTVAMNLQLLAPFGVRRLGTPVVSWMPADEVSIQRRFPHRDMQRYAVIHVSPKFAYKMWTVAGWIALGRWLMRQGLTVVVTGMESAETAYCEQIIQGLPGAVNLVDHVALPELSCLLSRAALYIGTDTAVSHMAAAVGTPSVVLFGPSNPVKWGPWPKDFSPTAQSPWCRQGSQRQGNVFLLQGEGDCVPCLGEGCDRHVGSLSACLQQLPVQRVIQAAETMLGVRECVIPTSVRT is encoded by the coding sequence GTGATGAAGCCAGATATCGCCAGCGCCTTGATCGTCTGTACACGTCGAATAGGGGATGTGCTCTTAGCCACACCCGTCATCCGTTCGCTCAAGGTGGCCATGCCTCATCTCCTGATCGATATGTTGGTCTTCGAAGGAACTCAAGATGTCTTGTCAGGCTACAGGGATCTCCGGCGAGTGTTGACCATTTCCGAACGTCCATCGGCTGGGGCTCACGTCAAACTACTTCGTGCGATCTGGCGTCGCTATGATGTCGCGATCTCAGTGTTAGCCGGAGACCGGCCGACGTTTCACGCATGGGTGGCCGGTCGATATCGAGTCGGAACGCTGCTGCCGGACAACAAATCGTGGTGGAAGCGGCGTCTGCTTCACGAATGGGTTTCGTTCGACAACGTACACACGCATACGGTAGCCATGAATCTGCAGTTGCTCGCGCCGTTTGGAGTGAGGAGGCTTGGAACGCCTGTTGTCAGCTGGATGCCGGCGGATGAGGTGTCCATTCAACGTCGGTTTCCTCACCGGGATATGCAACGATACGCGGTGATCCACGTCTCACCAAAGTTCGCCTACAAGATGTGGACTGTAGCGGGATGGATCGCCCTCGGCCGGTGGTTGATGAGGCAAGGGCTTACGGTCGTTGTAACCGGAATGGAATCAGCTGAGACTGCGTATTGTGAGCAGATCATCCAGGGTTTGCCTGGCGCCGTCAATCTTGTGGATCATGTGGCTCTGCCGGAGCTTAGCTGTCTGCTCAGCCGTGCCGCGTTGTATATTGGAACCGATACCGCTGTGAGCCATATGGCGGCCGCCGTCGGGACGCCCTCGGTAGTGCTGTTCGGACCATCGAATCCGGTGAAGTGGGGACCGTGGCCGAAGGACTTTTCTCCGACCGCTCAAAGTCCATGGTGCAGACAGGGGTCTCAACGGCAAGGAAATGTGTTTCTCCTTCAAGGCGAAGGCGATTGTGTCCCCTGTCTCGGCGAAGGGTGCGACCGTCATGTCGGGAGTTTGAGCGCGTGCCTGCAGCAGCTTCCCGTACAGCGCGTGATCCAAGCCGCCGAAACCATGCTTGGAGTGCGTGAGTGTGTAATCCCAACCTCAGTACGTACATGA
- the rfbA gene encoding glucose-1-phosphate thymidylyltransferase RfbA — protein MSKRKGIILAGGSGSRLHPATLAISKQLLPVFDKPMIYYPLSTLMLAGIQDILIISTPQDTPRFEQLLQTGKQWGIHLEYAVQSSPDGLAQAFIIGEFFIGHDLSALVLGDNIFYGHDFHRLLDHAMCRTEGASVFAYHVQDPERYGVVDFDADGKVRSLEEKPKQPKSSYAVTGLYFYDQQVVDLAKSLKPSLRGELEITDLNRLYLEQGQLNVEVMGRGYAWLDTGTHESLLDASQFIATLENRQGLKVACPEEIAFRQQWIDAAQLEKLAQPLTKNGYGQYLLRVLKERLL, from the coding sequence ATGAGCAAGCGCAAAGGCATCATTCTGGCTGGTGGTTCCGGTAGCCGACTACACCCGGCCACACTCGCCATCAGCAAGCAGCTGCTGCCCGTGTTCGACAAGCCGATGATCTATTACCCACTGAGCACCCTGATGTTGGCAGGGATACAGGATATTCTTATCATTTCCACTCCGCAGGACACCCCGAGATTTGAGCAACTGCTCCAGACCGGGAAGCAATGGGGGATACACCTCGAGTATGCCGTGCAGTCTTCGCCTGATGGCCTGGCACAAGCGTTCATCATTGGGGAGTTTTTCATCGGCCATGATCTCTCCGCCCTTGTATTAGGCGACAACATCTTTTATGGCCATGACTTTCATCGCTTGCTCGACCATGCTATGTGCCGCACCGAAGGCGCGAGCGTATTTGCCTATCATGTTCAGGACCCCGAACGCTATGGCGTCGTTGATTTTGACGCAGATGGCAAAGTGAGATCGTTGGAAGAAAAACCCAAACAACCGAAATCCAGCTATGCAGTCACAGGTCTATATTTCTATGATCAACAGGTGGTGGATCTGGCCAAAAGTCTTAAGCCCTCGTTGCGTGGCGAGTTGGAGATCACCGATCTCAACCGCTTGTATTTGGAGCAAGGCCAGCTCAACGTCGAAGTCATGGGTCGAGGCTATGCCTGGCTGGATACCGGAACCCATGAGTCTTTGCTTGATGCCAGCCAGTTCATTGCCACCCTCGAAAACCGCCAAGGCTTGAAGGTCGCGTGTCCGGAAGAAATCGCCTTCAGGCAACAGTGGATCGACGCCGCCCAACTGGAAAAGCTCGCGCAGCCATTAACTAAGAATGGGTATGGGCAATATCTGCTGCGGGTGCTTAAAGAAAGGCTCCTTTGA
- the rfbD gene encoding dTDP-4-dehydrorhamnose reductase translates to MRILLTGKHGQVGSELQRTLAPLGEVVAVDCAECDLADASALCELVRSVKPDLIVNSAAYTAVDKAESEPKLAYAVNAVAPAVLGEEAAKRGAWVVHYSTDYVFDGVKPSAYAEDDVTRPLNVYGRTKRDGEIALQASGARYVIVRTSWVVGAHGSNFAKNILRLARERKSLNVVADQHGAPTSAALLADVTALLVRQKQREGSDTFPFGLYHLAAGGETTWYDYARFVVSEAGAAGRPLMLTPDAIRAIPSSEYPRAAERPANSRLATGKLCKTFDLELPSWQSGVRHILQQILRES, encoded by the coding sequence ATGAGAATACTGTTAACGGGCAAACATGGTCAGGTCGGCTCTGAACTACAGCGAACGCTCGCTCCTTTGGGCGAGGTGGTTGCGGTCGATTGTGCTGAATGTGATTTAGCGGATGCCTCTGCTCTGTGTGAACTCGTACGCTCGGTCAAGCCAGATCTGATCGTCAATTCCGCAGCCTATACGGCGGTGGACAAGGCCGAGTCGGAGCCGAAACTGGCGTACGCCGTTAATGCCGTGGCTCCTGCAGTTCTGGGAGAGGAGGCAGCCAAACGGGGCGCATGGGTCGTCCATTATTCGACCGACTATGTCTTCGATGGTGTGAAGCCGAGCGCGTATGCCGAAGATGATGTCACCCGCCCGCTCAACGTGTATGGACGGACGAAAAGGGACGGCGAGATCGCGCTACAAGCGAGTGGGGCCCGGTATGTCATAGTCCGCACAAGCTGGGTTGTCGGCGCGCATGGAAGTAATTTCGCTAAGAACATTCTTCGCTTGGCGCGTGAACGGAAGAGTCTGAATGTTGTGGCAGATCAGCATGGGGCGCCGACCTCTGCGGCGTTGCTGGCAGATGTCACCGCGCTGTTGGTTCGTCAGAAGCAACGTGAGGGCAGCGACACCTTCCCCTTTGGCTTGTATCACTTGGCGGCAGGCGGCGAGACCACATGGTATGACTATGCACGGTTTGTCGTGTCAGAAGCCGGTGCGGCTGGTAGACCACTTATGCTCACGCCGGATGCCATTCGGGCGATTCCTTCGTCGGAATATCCTAGGGCTGCCGAGCGCCCAGCCAATTCGCGGTTAGCTACCGGTAAGCTGTGCAAGACATTTGATCTGGAATTACCTAGCTGGCAGAGTGGGGTTCGGCATATCTTGCAGCAAATTCTGAGAGAATCATGA
- the rfbB gene encoding dTDP-glucose 4,6-dehydratase: protein MSILVTGGAGFIGSNFVLDWLAQHEEPVINLDKLTYAGNVENLARLQDDARHIFVHGDIGDTTLVSGLLTKHRPRAVINFAAESHVDRSIHGPSEFIHTNIVGTFSLLESVRAYWEGLTGNPNACFRFLHVSTDEVYGSLRADAPAFSETNRYEPNSPYSASKAAGDHLVRAYHHTYSVPVLTTNCSNNYGPFQFPEKLIPLCILNAMAGKPLPMYGDGRQIRDWLYVKDHCSAIRLVLEGGRVGETYNIGGWNEVANLDVVEKLCTILDKLKPRGDGCSYKSQIAFVKDRPGHDRRYAINAGKLEGELGWKPQETFDTGLAKTVLWYLENQSWVTNVTSGVYRHWINRQYGT, encoded by the coding sequence ATGAGCATTCTCGTCACCGGCGGGGCCGGGTTTATTGGTTCAAACTTTGTTCTGGACTGGCTGGCCCAACACGAGGAACCTGTCATCAATCTCGACAAGCTCACCTACGCGGGGAACGTGGAGAACCTCGCCAGGCTGCAGGACGATGCGCGCCACATTTTTGTTCACGGTGACATCGGCGATACCACCCTCGTCAGCGGATTGTTGACCAAACACCGTCCTCGTGCCGTGATCAATTTTGCCGCAGAGAGTCATGTCGATCGCTCGATCCATGGGCCAAGCGAATTTATTCACACCAACATCGTGGGCACCTTTTCCCTCCTTGAATCTGTGCGTGCCTATTGGGAAGGGCTGACCGGTAACCCCAACGCGTGCTTCCGTTTTCTCCACGTGTCCACCGATGAAGTGTACGGTTCATTGAGGGCAGATGCTCCTGCGTTCAGTGAAACGAATCGCTACGAGCCTAATAGCCCGTATTCAGCGAGCAAAGCGGCCGGCGACCATCTTGTTCGCGCCTATCACCATACCTATAGCGTGCCGGTTCTCACCACGAATTGTTCGAACAATTACGGTCCCTTCCAGTTTCCTGAAAAGTTAATTCCGCTCTGTATCCTTAATGCGATGGCAGGGAAACCGCTCCCTATGTATGGCGATGGCCGGCAAATCCGAGACTGGCTCTACGTGAAAGACCACTGCAGTGCCATTCGCTTGGTGCTTGAAGGGGGGCGTGTGGGGGAAACGTATAATATCGGAGGTTGGAACGAGGTAGCCAATCTGGACGTCGTGGAGAAGCTTTGCACCATCCTGGATAAACTGAAGCCTCGGGGTGATGGGTGTTCCTACAAATCACAAATCGCCTTTGTCAAGGATCGTCCGGGACATGATCGCCGGTACGCCATTAATGCCGGCAAGCTCGAAGGTGAACTCGGCTGGAAACCTCAGGAGACCTTTGACACAGGTCTTGCCAAGACGGTTCTCTGGTACCTTGAGAACCAGAGTTGGGTAACCAATGTCACCAGCGGTGTCTACCGTCACTGGATAAACAGGCAGTACGGTACCTAA
- a CDS encoding mannose-1-phosphate guanylyltransferase/mannose-6-phosphate isomerase, giving the protein MARTYALYPVIMAGGSGTRFWPLSRHLFPKQLLRIGGEHTLIQQTMRRVLGCAPASHVLISTNAAQADLIRVQLVDWKEELTKGFLLEPEGRNTAPAIALAALEVLARDPEGLMLVVPADHVVTGQRDFQAAVELASELAVGGYLVTFGIKPIRPETGYGYIKPKGTVLLGKRGKLRGYLVQKFVEKPHVAKAAQYLKAGHYFWNSGMFVWRAATILEEIGTHQPAILASMERIRDLKKDGATQQAIDDVYRRIKPVSIDNGVMERSSKAAVVPVTFKWSDVGSWGSLDEVAEKNRAGNVMTGRVIDLESKQSIVYADRRVVATIGLQDMVVVDTPDATLVCPKSRAQDVKAIVDILKKQQAPEHLEHLTVQRPWGSYTVLEEGPGFKVKRVTVNPGGKLSLQMHHERSEHWVVIAGTARVTRDQEVFDLKVGESTGIPVKTKHRLENPGQETVHIIEVQNGPYLGEDDIVRFKDDYGRIANT; this is encoded by the coding sequence ATGGCGCGCACATACGCATTGTATCCGGTGATCATGGCGGGAGGCAGCGGAACCAGGTTTTGGCCGTTGAGTCGTCATCTATTTCCCAAGCAACTCTTGCGGATCGGCGGGGAGCATACATTGATTCAGCAGACCATGCGGCGGGTCTTAGGCTGCGCACCGGCCTCACACGTCCTTATCTCGACGAATGCCGCTCAGGCAGATCTCATCCGTGTGCAGTTAGTCGATTGGAAGGAGGAGCTCACTAAGGGGTTCCTCCTTGAGCCGGAAGGTCGAAATACCGCACCAGCCATTGCCCTCGCTGCGCTTGAAGTATTGGCTCGGGATCCCGAGGGGCTGATGCTGGTGGTCCCAGCCGACCATGTGGTGACGGGGCAACGGGATTTCCAAGCCGCGGTTGAGTTGGCTTCCGAATTGGCAGTCGGTGGCTACTTGGTCACATTCGGGATCAAGCCGATCCGGCCGGAAACGGGCTATGGCTATATCAAGCCGAAGGGCACCGTGTTGCTCGGTAAGCGAGGGAAATTACGAGGCTACCTGGTTCAAAAATTCGTGGAGAAGCCTCACGTGGCGAAGGCCGCTCAGTATTTGAAAGCGGGGCACTATTTTTGGAACAGCGGCATGTTTGTCTGGCGAGCGGCAACAATTTTGGAAGAGATTGGTACTCATCAGCCGGCTATTCTGGCTTCGATGGAGCGAATACGGGATCTCAAGAAGGATGGTGCGACTCAACAAGCGATCGATGATGTGTATCGCCGAATCAAGCCGGTTTCAATTGATAATGGAGTGATGGAACGGTCGTCGAAAGCTGCGGTCGTGCCGGTGACGTTCAAGTGGTCGGACGTCGGGAGTTGGGGCAGTTTGGATGAAGTGGCAGAGAAAAATCGGGCTGGGAATGTGATGACCGGGCGAGTGATCGACCTTGAGAGCAAGCAGTCGATCGTCTATGCAGATCGGCGTGTCGTGGCAACGATCGGTTTGCAAGATATGGTCGTGGTGGATACTCCCGATGCCACGTTGGTATGCCCGAAATCACGCGCACAGGATGTGAAGGCGATTGTTGATATTCTCAAAAAACAGCAGGCCCCCGAACACTTAGAACATCTGACGGTTCAACGGCCATGGGGGTCCTACACGGTGCTGGAGGAGGGGCCGGGATTCAAGGTCAAGCGTGTCACGGTCAATCCCGGCGGCAAGCTGTCGCTTCAAATGCATCATGAGCGCAGTGAACATTGGGTGGTGATCGCGGGGACGGCACGTGTGACCAGAGATCAGGAAGTCTTTGATTTGAAGGTCGGAGAGAGTACGGGCATCCCGGTGAAAACGAAGCATCGCTTGGAGAATCCTGGGCAGGAGACCGTCCATATTATTGAAGTGCAGAATGGACCATACCTGGGAGAGGACGATATTGTGAGGTTTAAGGATGATTATGGCCGGATAGCCAATACCTGA
- a CDS encoding phosphomannomutase/phosphoglucomutase: MGLFREYDLRGIVGSELTEELAERLGRAYSTYVKAGGVTTISLGRDGRLSSPALHKALLKGLLAGGLDVIDIGICTSPLLYFSLFTLPVGGGIMITGSHNAAEYNGFKICIGKTAIHGEEIQKIRRVMEDGTFVSGAGHLSEHPIIPDYLAYIEKSFSHVKADRLHVVIDSGNGAASIVAKQALELLGCKVTGLYCDLDGRFPNHHPDPTVLENLSDLIQTVKDHHADVGIGYDGDADRIGAIDEQGNVLWGDRLLVLYSRDILAVKPGSTIISEVKASQSLYDDIAKHGGRGLMWKTGHSLIKAKMKEESAVLAGEMSGHMFFADRYFGYDDAVYASCRLVEILAKSEQPLSALVSDLPPSAVTPEIRVDLPDTVKFEVVERVKKKFVECLNAQQGLGPKKLVLRDLITIDGVRAIFEEGWGLIRASNTQPALVLRFEAVSSAQLGVIQSLIEHELMEARRALGC, encoded by the coding sequence GTGGGGTTGTTTCGCGAGTATGATCTTCGAGGAATTGTCGGTAGTGAATTGACAGAGGAGTTGGCTGAGCGGTTAGGCCGAGCCTATTCCACCTATGTGAAAGCGGGTGGGGTCACGACGATCAGCCTTGGGCGTGATGGCCGGCTGAGCTCTCCGGCTCTCCATAAGGCGCTGCTCAAGGGATTGCTGGCCGGCGGTCTCGATGTCATCGACATCGGAATCTGTACCTCTCCGCTGCTCTACTTCTCGTTATTTACCCTGCCGGTCGGCGGCGGCATCATGATTACAGGAAGTCACAACGCGGCAGAGTACAATGGATTCAAGATCTGCATCGGCAAGACCGCCATCCATGGAGAGGAAATTCAGAAAATTCGGCGTGTGATGGAGGACGGCACATTTGTCTCAGGAGCAGGACATCTTTCGGAACACCCGATTATTCCTGATTATCTTGCCTACATCGAAAAAAGCTTTTCGCACGTCAAGGCGGATCGATTGCATGTGGTGATCGATAGCGGCAATGGGGCCGCGTCGATCGTCGCCAAGCAGGCGCTCGAGTTGCTAGGATGTAAAGTGACAGGTCTCTATTGCGATCTCGATGGGCGCTTCCCGAACCATCATCCGGATCCCACCGTGCTGGAGAATCTGTCCGACCTGATACAGACGGTGAAGGACCATCACGCCGATGTGGGAATTGGCTACGACGGCGATGCGGATCGGATCGGGGCGATTGATGAGCAGGGCAATGTCCTGTGGGGTGATCGACTGTTGGTGTTGTACTCACGGGATATTCTGGCCGTGAAACCCGGCAGTACCATCATCTCGGAAGTGAAGGCATCGCAAAGTCTCTACGATGATATCGCCAAGCACGGTGGACGTGGCCTTATGTGGAAGACCGGTCATTCACTGATTAAGGCGAAGATGAAGGAGGAGTCCGCCGTGTTGGCCGGTGAAATGTCCGGGCACATGTTTTTTGCGGATCGGTATTTCGGATATGACGATGCCGTGTATGCGTCATGTCGATTAGTTGAAATTCTGGCGAAATCCGAACAACCGCTCTCCGCATTAGTCTCAGATCTTCCTCCCTCGGCCGTCACTCCGGAGATTCGAGTGGATCTCCCGGATACGGTGAAGTTCGAGGTGGTCGAACGAGTGAAAAAGAAGTTCGTGGAATGTTTGAACGCACAGCAAGGTCTCGGACCCAAGAAGCTCGTCCTCCGCGACCTGATTACCATCGATGGCGTTCGCGCGATATTTGAGGAGGGGTGGGGGCTGATTCGGGCGTCCAACACCCAGCCGGCTCTCGTGTTACGGTT
- a CDS encoding polysaccharide biosynthesis protein has translation MLVTGAGGSIGSELCRQIAQHSPRLLVLFERYENALHSLTLELGATFPEVRILPVIGDVTVPDRVEEIFHQTHPNIVFHAAAHKHVPLMELNPKEAIRNNILGTRTVAEATVTNGVERFVLISTDKAVNPSSIMGATKRVAEHLMQEFNQEGLTKFTVVRFGNVLGSNGSVVPLFCEQIRRGGPVTVTHPEIKRFFMTIPEAVQLVLQASVIGKGGEVFVLDMGEQIRVADLARNMIVLAGLVPGRDVEIVFAGLRPGEKLYEELFEEHEQAEPTSHPKIRRAVGAPVPVGELGAWLESLQENLPKWSEERVLDDLRRLVPSYESVLARRTC, from the coding sequence CTGCTCGTCACAGGAGCAGGAGGATCGATCGGATCGGAATTATGTCGACAAATAGCTCAGCACTCACCTCGTCTGTTAGTCCTGTTCGAGCGATACGAGAATGCCCTTCACTCGCTCACGCTGGAGTTGGGAGCGACATTTCCGGAGGTGCGGATCCTCCCGGTCATCGGAGATGTGACGGTGCCGGATCGTGTGGAGGAAATATTTCATCAGACACACCCCAATATCGTATTTCACGCTGCAGCCCACAAGCATGTTCCTCTCATGGAACTGAACCCCAAGGAGGCTATTCGTAACAATATTTTGGGGACTCGTACGGTGGCTGAAGCGACTGTGACAAATGGTGTGGAGCGTTTTGTGCTGATCTCGACCGATAAAGCGGTCAACCCCTCGAGCATCATGGGTGCGACCAAGCGGGTTGCCGAGCATCTGATGCAGGAGTTCAATCAAGAAGGCCTGACAAAGTTTACGGTGGTGCGGTTTGGCAACGTACTAGGGAGCAATGGGAGTGTCGTTCCGCTGTTTTGTGAGCAAATTCGCAGAGGTGGACCGGTGACGGTGACTCATCCCGAGATCAAACGATTCTTTATGACCATTCCGGAAGCTGTCCAACTCGTTCTGCAAGCAAGTGTCATTGGCAAGGGTGGAGAGGTGTTCGTCCTCGATATGGGGGAACAGATTAGGGTTGCCGACCTGGCAAGAAATATGATCGTCTTGGCCGGCCTCGTCCCGGGTAGAGATGTCGAGATTGTCTTTGCCGGCCTACGGCCTGGAGAGAAACTCTATGAGGAACTGTTCGAAGAACACGAGCAAGCCGAGCCAACGAGTCATCCGAAGATTCGTCGGGCTGTGGGGGCCCCTGTTCCTGTCGGCGAGCTGGGGGCATGGCTGGAATCTTTGCAGGAAAATCTTCCGAAGTGGAGTGAAGAGCGGGTGCTTGATGATCTCAGGCGGCTGGTGCCGAGCTATGAATCGGTCCTCGCTCGAAGGACCTGTTGA
- a CDS encoding glycosyltransferase family 2 protein, with protein sequence MKTTVIVTTYNRPDALAVVLEGYCGQSDQAFDLIVADDGSREETVDVVRQFARRASFSIMHVWQEDQGFRAAEIRNRAVASTSAEYVIFTDGDCVPSRHFVWAHKHLAEAGYFLGANRVLLSAELTNRVVRERVPIHAWSEVEWARRWLRRDVNRLLPLVQLPDGPFRKWSPNRWSGMKTCNLSVWRTDLLRVNGLDASYQGWGLEDSDLVIRLLHAGVKHKNARFAATVFHLWHPEQDRTQLPVNQERLQNLFRSNTVRARVGLDELDGV encoded by the coding sequence ATGAAAACGACGGTGATCGTGACGACGTACAATCGTCCTGATGCACTGGCGGTTGTATTGGAAGGCTACTGTGGTCAAAGCGATCAAGCGTTTGATCTGATCGTAGCGGACGATGGTTCTCGAGAGGAGACGGTAGATGTCGTCCGGCAGTTTGCTCGACGTGCGTCATTCTCAATCATGCATGTGTGGCAGGAAGACCAGGGATTTCGAGCGGCGGAGATCCGTAATCGTGCCGTTGCATCGACGAGTGCCGAGTACGTGATTTTCACCGACGGCGATTGTGTCCCTTCCCGGCATTTCGTGTGGGCCCATAAGCATTTAGCCGAGGCTGGGTACTTTCTTGGCGCGAATCGCGTATTGCTCTCAGCGGAATTGACGAACCGTGTCGTGCGTGAGCGAGTCCCCATTCATGCGTGGAGTGAGGTCGAGTGGGCACGTCGCTGGTTGCGGCGGGATGTCAATCGCCTGCTCCCACTGGTGCAGTTGCCTGATGGTCCGTTTCGAAAATGGTCACCGAATCGTTGGAGCGGGATGAAGACCTGCAATCTCTCTGTATGGCGGACAGATCTGCTTCGGGTGAACGGGCTGGATGCGTCTTACCAAGGCTGGGGCTTGGAAGATTCCGATTTAGTCATTCGGCTGCTTCACGCCGGAGTGAAACACAAGAATGCGCGGTTTGCCGCGACGGTGTTTCATTTATGGCATCCGGAGCAGGATCGCACGCAATTGCCGGTCAATCAGGAGCGCCTGCAGAACCTTTTTCGATCGAACACGGTTCGCGCCAGGGTCGGGCTCGATGAGCTTGATGGTGTCTGA
- a CDS encoding glycosyltransferase family 2 protein: protein MSISVYIIAYNEAKKIADTINSVLWADEIIVADSASTDETVGIAQELGARVVQIPFHGFGHLRNQAIKACTHEWIFSLDTDEQCTPEVRDEIFTILAGTPKHDAYLVPRRNYFMGRWVEHSGWYPNFRQPQLFRKGSMKYVESPVHEGYELLTAKPVGRLEHAIWQIPFRDFEEVVKKANRYSSLGVLKLADQRVSMGTALLHGMWSFLKHYVAKRGFLDGWAGFVIAFGNFEGTFYRYAKRFEQQEMWALPKQAPLHRRSDSPSK, encoded by the coding sequence ATGAGTATTTCGGTTTATATCATTGCGTACAACGAGGCGAAGAAGATCGCCGATACCATTAACAGCGTGCTGTGGGCCGACGAAATTATCGTGGCCGATTCTGCCAGCACCGACGAGACGGTTGGGATCGCACAGGAATTGGGAGCCCGGGTGGTCCAGATTCCATTCCATGGATTTGGCCATTTGCGAAATCAAGCCATCAAGGCCTGTACTCATGAATGGATTTTCAGTCTTGATACGGATGAACAGTGCACGCCAGAGGTTCGAGATGAAATCTTTACGATTCTTGCCGGAACTCCCAAACATGATGCCTATCTTGTGCCAAGGCGGAATTATTTCATGGGGCGCTGGGTCGAACATTCCGGCTGGTATCCGAATTTTCGCCAACCGCAATTGTTCAGGAAAGGATCTATGAAATACGTGGAGTCTCCCGTCCACGAGGGGTATGAATTACTGACGGCCAAACCAGTCGGTCGGTTGGAACATGCCATTTGGCAGATTCCGTTCAGGGACTTTGAGGAGGTTGTCAAGAAGGCCAACCGGTATTCGTCGCTTGGGGTCCTAAAGCTCGCCGACCAGCGAGTGTCGATGGGAACCGCGTTGTTACACGGCATGTGGTCGTTCCTTAAACATTATGTGGCGAAGCGAGGGTTTCTGGACGGCTGGGCCGGGTTTGTCATTGCCTTCGGAAATTTTGAGGGAACGTTTTATCGGTATGCTAAGCGGTTCGAGCAGCAAGAGATGTGGGCGCTTCCCAAACAGGCGCCTCTTCACCGCCGCAGCGACTCACCATCGAAATGA